In the Candidatus Eisenbacteria bacterium genome, GCCTGCCTCCGGAGCTGCCCGACGAGCCGGAGTTCGACGAAGCCCGCGGCGAGCTTTTCGCGCCGGGTCTTCAGGCGGAGTACGACACCCGGAACGACGACTACTGGCCGGCGAGCGGATCGCTGGGCTCGGTCAGGGCCTGGTTCTTCGTCGACGCGCTCGGCGCCTCACAGGTGTTCCAGCGCTACATCACGTCATGGACGTGGTACCGGCCGCTGCGCGGAGACCGTCTCCTGCTCGCCACCAACCTGAACGGCGCCTTCTCGGGCGGCGACGTCCCGTTCTTCATGCTGCCTTCGCTCGGCACCGGTCGCTACGGGCTGCGCGGATACACGCAGGGACGTTACCGGGACAACGTGATGGTCACCGCTCAGGCCGAGGCGCGCTTCCACACCGAGGGACGCCTCGGCGGCGCCGTGTTCGCGGGATTCGGCCAGGTTGCGCCCGAGGTGGGTGAGCTCGTCGACGCCGCCGTGCTGCCCGCCGGGGGGCTGGGTCTTCGCTACCAGCTCACCCGGCGGTTCCCCATGCACATGCGGCTCGACTACGCGTGGGGCAAGAACGGCAACCTGCTCTACTTCAGCGTCGCCGAAGCGTTCTGATCAGCGGCGGCCGCCACCGCCACGCCCGCCGCCGCCACGACCGCCACCGCCGCGGTAACCGCCGCCGTAGCTGCCTCCGTAGCTGCCGGAGGAGCGGCTCGCGCCACGCGACCGCGCCTGGGCATCGCGATTCATGTTGTTGCTCGACGAAGAGTTCTTCCACGAACCGCTGTTGTCGCGGGACTGCCAATTGCCGCTCGAGTTCTGCCGGTGCACGTTTCCATTGCGATCGGCATAGACGTTGTTGGGTCCCTTGGCGACCCGGTTGGCCTTCTGCTGGTTGGCGGAATGCTGCTTGTTGCTCGACGCGACGCGGTCCTTGTTGCCGGCCTGGCTGTACATGTTGTTGGACGGCAATTGCGACGGCCTTCCGGCACCGGCGCCGCCGGCCGGGAGCTGGGATGCGCCGCTCCCTCCTCCGACTCCGCCGGGTCCACCCACGCCGCCGACACCACCGACACCGCCGGCTCCGCCCACGCCGCCTGGCTTGCTCCCCGGACCTGAAGGCAGCTGCGAGGCGCCACTCCCTCCTCCGATTCCGCCCGGTCCGCCGACACCACCGGCTCCACCAACACCACCGACGCCGCCAACACCGCCAACACCGCCAACACCACCCACACCTCCGACACCGCCCACACCACCGACACCGCCCACACCGCCAACACCACCAACCCCACCCACGCCACCGATCCCACCCACGCCTCCGGGACGCCCGTAACCGGGGTAGCCGTAGTAAGGCGGTCGATAGCCATACGGTGGGTAGTAGCCGCCGTAGTAACCGCCGTACATGCCGCCGAACCCGATGCCGACCGTGAGGAATCCGTTGCTCACCGTGAAGCCAAATCCCCACCCCGTGTACGGGTTGTAGCTCACGTGCATGCCGTACGTGTACGGCCGCGGGTAGTACACGTGGGGGCTGACATAGGGCGGGTAGTACCAGCCGGTGCCGTAGATCGGAACGCCGTACCACGGATACGACCAGTAGTAGCCTGGCGTGTAGCCCACGTACACGACTTCGGGCGTGGACTCGTAGATGGTCACTTCGGTCACGTTGTAGACGGGTGCAGAGGGAGGGATCTTGTCGATCTCGTCCTTGGGAATGCTGTCGGCGACTTTCCACGGTCCTTTGGCGTTGTCCGCCGCGAACCACACGGCCTTGTCGCAGGCGTAGTACTTGTTCTTGATGCGGAGCACCTGAGACGGGGTGTTGACCGCGTATTCGACGCTCGTGCCTTCGATCTTCTTGAACTGCGGATCGCCATCGTAGGTGACCGTGAGCGTCGCCTTGTCGCGATCGATCGCCGCGGTCTGCGGCACCTGGGCATCGAGCACCGCCTCTTCCGCCTCGGGCGTTCCTGCCACCGAGACGCGCGCCTGTCCCAGCGGCGAGGCGGGTGGAATGTCCTTGAAGGCGGGCGGCAACGAATCGGGCCGCACCACGGCCCATGGACCGTCGAGCGTCTTCGTCGCCATGTACCAGCGGCCGGAGAGCAGCACGAAGATCTTGCCGGTGGCGACTTCACGCACCACGTAGTTCTCGGTGTTCGAGATGTACATCAAGGAGCCATCGCCGACCGGCTCCCATGTCGGCGGTCCCTTGGACATGATCAGCTCGGTCGGCTGCGTGGCGACCACGATCTTCGGCGTCGGGGACGGCGCGGGCGTCGACGTGGTGTCCTTGGGAACCAGCTTGGCGATCTCCGCGGGCGGTTGCGCGATCGACTGCCAGGGGCCCTTCGGATCCTTGGCGCTGTACCAGATCTTGCCGCCGCTCAGGTAGTAGGTGCCGTCCTTGTCCTTGACGACCGCCATGGCGCAGTTGGCGACGTACTTGTAAGGGCTGTCCTTGATCTCCAGCTCGCGCGGCTCGCCGTCGTACATCAGGAGCACCGAGGGCTCCTGGGTCACGGCGATCTTGGGGGGTTCGTGCTTCAGCCCGGCAGTGCTCTTCTTCTCGTTCTCGATGGTCGTGAGGCTGGCCTTGAGCCGCTCCCGTGAGATCGGGATCGGCGTCTTCGGCAGCAGGTTGGTCAGGAACGCCGCGAACTCCTTCTCCTTCTCCGGCGTGCTTTCGGGCCATTTCGTGTTGGTCACCGCGATGTCGCGCAACAGCGCGGTACCGTTGTCCTGATCCGCTTCCACGCGGCAGGTGAACCAGAACACTCCGAAGACCGGGGCGCTCTGCCCTTTAGGCGTCAACGAGACCGCGGCGCGGCCGGTCAGCACGTTGCCCTCGAGCTTCTCGGGCTGCGGCTGATAGACGGTGAGCACACCCTTCTCGGTATTGATCTCGCGGGGCCAGGTCCTGTCCGCCGCCTGCGCGAAGCCGAAGAGAAGGGGCAGCGCGATCAACGGCCACGAGAAGCGGAACATCCTTCGAAGCATGGGCCTCTCCATCATGACTTCATCAATTGGTCGTAGAGGAGCTGATAGGGCTCCGCCGTGACCCCGAGATCCCCCCGGTAAGGGCGATCGAGGGCCAGGATCAGGAAGATCACGAGCCCGATGAACACCGCGAGCAGCGCGGTCTGAGCGGCGTGGACCCGCCCGTCGACGATCGGGAAGAAGAACGCCGAAATGAGACTGATGATGGCGCCGAAGATGAGGACCGCCCAGAACACTCCCGGGAGGTGGGCATTCACCGAGTCCAGTCGCTCGCGCCGGATCTCGATCAGGTGGTTGTAGGAGCGGAAGGTCTCCGCCGCCAGGATCTTCTGGGCTTCGGTCCTGGGCTCGAAGCTGGTGAGGATCGCCTGGAACTGGGTCATTTGATCCAGTCCCCGGCTCGGGACGACTCCTTTTCGCTGCAACGGCCAGGCCTCGTGAATGACGAAGTAGGTGTATTCGCGGAGGCGCTTCTGGAGCGGGACCCGAAACTCACCGGGGTATCCGCCCACGTCTCGCCACAGAAGATTCAGAGCCGTGGTTTCCCGCGAGGCGATGCTCCCGACCTGCTTGTACTGATCCCAGACATTGACAGCGACCAGCGCCGCTGAGAGCCCGTAGAACACCATGATCGAGCTCACCATGCCCGCGCCGAACGTCGCCTCGTGCTGCTCGAATCGCAGGCGCGGCAGCAGATGCCTGCGGAACAGATAGAGACCGCCCAGCGAGAAGCCGAGGAGCAGGAACATGACGAGAGGCCCCGCGACGATGAGCGGCAGGTCGAACATCCAGGTCATAGGCAGGCAGCCTCGATTCGGGGAGAGAGGCGAGAGGCAATCGTGCGGCGGAGACCAGAAAGTGCGCGGGGATTATACCGATTCGCCTGGGTCCTGCCAGCCAGGCCGTTGCGCCATGTGGCGGTCGCCGATAAGCTGCCGGTGTGCGCTCGCTGACGGCCGGTGTGCTGCTTCTGCTCTGCGCCACGGCACCCGATGCGGCCGCGGAATCTCCTGCTCCCATCCCCAAATCCGAGCGCTGGTCTTCGTTCCTCCCGCTCCTCGGGGACGAGGCGCGCAAGCGCGGCATCGAGCTGCCCCTTCCGTTCGGAGCGGGAGTGGTCTTCTACCACCTCGCGCGCGACATCGACGTCACCGACATCCGCATTGGGCGCAATGGCGCGGCGCCTGCGTCGGTCAGCGACTTCGCCGCGCTCGGCTCGCGCGCCGACGTCGAGAACTTCAACGTCAAGCTCGACGCGTGGATTCTTCCATTCGTCAATCTCTACGCGATCGCCGGCTACGTATGGAACGAGTCCGAGACCAGCATCGACGTCACGCTCCCTCCTCTCCTCCCCGGCGGCCCCACGCGACGCCGTCACGTCGTGGTTCCCACGGAGATCGAAGGCTCCGTCGGCGGCGTCGGCATGACTCTGGCCGGGGGCTATGCGTCCTACTTCATGACGTATGACATCAACGCCGCGCAGGCCGACCTGGGATTCGATGATCGCTTCAAAGCCGTGATCACGTCGCTCCGCGCCGGATGGTTTGGAGAGGCGGGAGCGAGACCGATCCGCGCG is a window encoding:
- a CDS encoding DUF4239 domain-containing protein codes for the protein MTWMFDLPLIVAGPLVMFLLLGFSLGGLYLFRRHLLPRLRFEQHEATFGAGMVSSIMVFYGLSAALVAVNVWDQYKQVGSIASRETTALNLLWRDVGGYPGEFRVPLQKRLREYTYFVIHEAWPLQRKGVVPSRGLDQMTQFQAILTSFEPRTEAQKILAAETFRSYNHLIEIRRERLDSVNAHLPGVFWAVLIFGAIISLISAFFFPIVDGRVHAAQTALLAVFIGLVIFLILALDRPYRGDLGVTAEPYQLLYDQLMKS